One Heptranchias perlo isolate sHepPer1 chromosome 5, sHepPer1.hap1, whole genome shotgun sequence DNA window includes the following coding sequences:
- the dusp23b gene encoding dual specificity protein phosphatase 23 → MASAPHNFSWIEPNKLAGMAMPRFPAHYQYLYDNGIQHLVTLSERKPPYHDTCPGVKIHHIKIGDFCPPSFEQIKRFLAIVEEANAKSEGVGVHCLHGFGRTGTMLACYLVKSKKITGVDAIEEIRRIRRGSIETSEQEKSIIQFHHHIK, encoded by the exons ATGGCATCTGCTCCACACAACTTTTCCTGGATTGAACCAAATAAACTAGCTGGAATGGCCATGCCGCGGTTTCCTGCTCACTATCAGTATTTGTACGATAATGGCATTCAACATCTAGTCACGCTTAGTGAGCGTAAGCCACCATACCATGATACTTGTCCAGGAGTGAAAATTCACCACATAAAAATCGGAGACTTTTGCCCGCCCTCTTTTGAACAAATCAAGAGATTTCTTGCTATAGTTGAAGAAGCCAATGCAAAGAGTGAA GGAGTTGGAGTCCACTGTCTGCATGGCTTTGGAAGAACTGGAACGATGCTTGCCTGTTATCTTGTAAAAAGTAAGAAAATAACAGGAGTTGATGCAATTGAAGAAATACGAAGAATTCGTCGTGGTTCCATAGAAACCAGTGAACAAGAAAAATCAATTATACAGTTTCATCATCATATTAAATAA